CAGAGCCCGTGTGCGGGTCTCGCCCACTGGCGCTGGCAATCTTCCATTCGGCTGGCTCCAAGCTCTGCTCGAACGTTTGCTCGCTTGTACAGTAGTTCAATCGGACAGGATTGTGGCGACGGGGCTAATCAGTCTCCACTCGGATGGCATTTTAGGCGCTCGGCCCTTACCCGGCTGCTATGCACTGAGGATAACCATCTACTACAAGGGCCATCTCCGTAGCTGCCGCTTCTCGTTTGGCGTGCATCATTGATCCATTTCTCTGTGAGCATGAAGTAGAGCATCAAGCGTACGAGGAGCTTGGAGAGCTTGGGCAACAGGATGTCATGATGGAGAAACTAGAAGACTCAAGAGCTCCAAAGCTGCTGGGCTGATCGCAGCCACCCGCTGACGGGTGACGGCGGAAGCTGGCCGGACCCGAAACAGGGAttcttccacctctccaaAAGCAGGACTCGGCTCTGCTGCTGGTGATTCGCGCCCGTCAAAGTAAACAATCATCACCGCATCAATCATGTTAGTTATGGCGGTCGAGCTGCATCTCTCTCAGTGGCCAATTGATGATCCATCGTCACCAAATCCGTGGAAGCCGGGATGCATACTACTCGCGGAAGTACGGCTCCGTCGTCTCGAGGTCAGCAAACGGCGGTGCTAACCGGCTGCAGCGGGTGCGTCATTGACTACTGATACCACCTTAATTGAGGAATTATTCTGGCCCGGCAGGATAGTCAGAGAGGTAGACTGGTAGTACGATGCATGGTGAGTGACTGAGTGGTAATAGTCGTACGTACCTTGCTCTCCTTTCTGTGCATCCCTGCAAACGCTTCACCAGAGCATCAGCCAACCTAATCATTCGATCCCCTCCAGTTCCCTCGGCTCGCTTGGAGGGAGATCAGGCCATGCCACCGTGAGTCGGAACTCAACTGCTTCCAACGGGCGTGGGTTGATCCTCGTTCCACTGCGCCCATTGTCTCGGCCTTTTTAAAAGCGTAAACGTGGCCCAGAAACGTGGATCGAGTCGAAGCCTGGCGTCTGCAACCATCTGGACGAACCAAAGTGGGCGAACTCCAGGCCCCGTCACGTCACAGTCACCCACTTGCTTCTGAGAATCCGGTCTCCTTGGTCGACCAGACCTTTCCTCGTCTCAGGTGACACGAGGTTCCCCATCATAccaccctcttccccttcgccCTCACTCTCCGCACCTTTCTCCCGTCTCGCCCCTCTGTTTCCACCTCACTTGGTCCTCGCAATCACCGACCATCACCCAATATGGCGTCACTATCGAAGCAGGACGGAGAGAAGAGTATCTCCGCCTATGGAGAGGCGCGGTCCACAATCCAAGGAGAATGTCTCAGCTCCGAGGAAGTGCAGAAGATGAATGCCTACTTCCGCGCCAGTCTCTACCTGTGCCTGGGCATGTTGTACCTGCGAGAGAACCCTTTGCTCCGGGAGCCCCTCAAGAAGGAGCACCTGAAACAACGCCTGCTCGGCCACTGGGGCTCTGATGCAGGGCAATCGTTTACCTGGATTCATATGAATCGGCTCATCAAGAAGTACGACTTGGATGTGCTCTTCGTGTCCGGTCCCGGTCACGGGGCACCGGGCATAATCTCCCAGTCGTACCTCGAGGGTGTCTATTCGGAGGTCTATCCCGACAAGTCCGAAGATGTCGAGGGAATGCAAAAGTTCTTCAAGCAATTTAGCTTCCCCGGAGGCATTGGATCACACGCCACTCCCGAGGTATGACACCCCACCCTTGTACAGCAAAAGAGGATCACGGTCCGGACAAGCGAGGGGAAAGCCTCCTGCCTCGGATACTGACTGCTATTCCACTGTTTCTAGACTCCCGGTAGTATTCATGAGGGTGGCGAGCTGGGTTACTCCATCTCTCATGCATTCGGCACGGTCTTTGACCACCCAAACCTGATTACACTGACCATGGTCGGTGATGGAGAATCAGAGACGGGTCCATTGGCAACCAGCTGGCACAGCAACAAATTCCTCAATCCCATCACGGATGGAGCGGTCCTGCCGGTGCTCCACCTGAATGGGTACAAAATCAACAATCCGACCATCTTGGCCCGCATCAGTCATCAGGAGCTGACCTCCCTTCTGGAGGGCTATGGATGGAAACCCTACTTTGTCGAGGGGAGCCACTTGCAAAGCATGCACCAAGCCATGGCGGTCACTCTGGAGCAGTGCGTCAAAGAAATTCGCGAGTACCAGCAACAGGCGCGCACCTCCAACAAGCCCTTCCGCCCGCGCTGGCCCATGATCGTCTTGCGCACCCCCAAGGGCTGGACGGCCCCCCGAGAGATTGACGGCAAGCTGCTCGAAGGCTTCTGGCGCGCTCACCAAATCCCCATCACAGATGTACTCACAAATCCCGACCACCTCAAGGTGTTGGAGTCGTGGATGAAGGGTTACAAACCTGAGGAGCTCTTCGATGCCAATGGCAAACTGGTGCCCGAGCTGCGCGCCCTGGCGCCTTCAGGCAAATCGCGCATGTCGGCCAATCCGGTCGGCAACGGAGGTGTTCTCCGAAAGCCTCTGAACCTGAATGACTTCACCAAGTACGCGATCAAGGACGTCGTACCCGGCAAAACCATCACGGGAGGCATGGCGAACATGGCCAAGTTCCTCCGCGATGTGGTCAGCAAGAACATGACCAACTTCCGACTCTTCGGTCCCGACGAGACCGAATCGAATAAGCTGGCCGAGGTCTACAAAGCCGGGAAGAAGGTCTGGCTGGCAGAATATTTCGACGAGGACCAGGATGGCGGCAATCTGTCTCCGGCCGGCCGCGTCATGGAGATGCTCAGCGAGCACACCTGTGAAGGGTGGCTGGAGGGCTACATTCTGTCCGGCCGTCACGGTCTCATCAACAGCTACGAGCCCTTTGTGCATGTCATTGACTCCATGGTCAACCAACATTGCAAGTGGATCGAGAAGTGTCTCGAGGTTGAATGGAGAGCCAAGGTAGCCTCGCTGAACATCTTGATCACCGCAACGGTCTGGCGCCAGGATCACAACGGCTTCACCCATCAGGATCCCGGCTTCCTGGACGTTGTCGCGAACAAGTCTCCCGAGGTCGTGCGCATCTATCTTCCTCCGGACGGGAATACGCTCCTGTCGGTGATGGACCACTGTCTACGCAGCGTCAATTATGTCAACGTCGTCGTGGCCGACAAGCAGGAGCACATCCAGTTCCTCAGCATGGACGATGCCGTCGAGCATTGCACCAAGGGTCTTGGCATCTGGGACTGGGCGAGTAATGATCAGGGTGTCGAGCCGGATCTTGTTCTGGCGTCGTGCGGAGATGTCTCCACTCACGAAGCCCTGGCTGCGGCCGCCTTACTCCGGGAGTACCTGCCGGAGCTCAAGGTGCGCTTCGTGAACGTGGTCGATCTCTTCCGCTTGATTTCCGGTACGGAGCACCCGCACGGCATGCCCGACCAGCAGTGGCGAGCCATCTTCACCGATAACAAGCCAATCGTGTTCAACTTCCACTCCTATCCCTGGCTGATCCATCGATTGACCTACAAGCGTCCCGGACAACACAACTTGCACGTCCGCGGATACAGGGAGAAGGGCAACATCGATACCCCCTTCGAGTTAGCCATGCGTAATGGTACCGACCGGTACAGTCTGGCCATCGATGCGATTGATCTTATGAGTGGCTCGCTGGGCAATACCGGGGCAAGTGTTCGCGAGAAGTTCATCAAGTTCCGACTGCAGGGTAAGAAGGAAGCGTTTACCAATGGCCTGGACCCAGAATATATCCGCAACTGGACCTGGCCATACTCGAAAGAAACGTAGAGCGATCATATGACAACGGGAATGTCTTTTTGGTTTTAGATCCGTGCATGTGTCATGCAATGATAGTTTTGATTTGAGTTTCAATGACGAATGAAGATCCCATGAGGAAGGCTCTGGTCATCCTCAACGCCACAGAATATTCTTATCCTGACATCTTCTTCTGGGGTGCCCCATAGTGACCACAAAGTCACTCACCATCTAGCCGTTCCATCCTTTCTCGTGGCTAAAATTGAAACCAAATAATTGAACGCAATTCGGTCACGACAGAGTCGTTTACGTATCCAATCCCGATTCAGACGAGAAAAAAGGAGCAACGGTGTTCGGCTTCCCGAACTCCGAGCCACTTTCCGGGGACCAACGCCAACCCCGACTCTGCTTCAACTCAGCAGCATTTCGATGCTTTTTTCCTatccatcctcctcgactcgAATATCGGCAACGGGCATCGAAAGCCGAATCTTCAAGCCCTCTCAATTGGACTGTTATCTCTCGACCAAGACTCTGGGGTAATTTGAATTCGAAGAACATGCCTCCAGATCGGAGATCCGCTCCGACTACACATTCGTATGGAAAAGTTCGCGATCCTAAATTGAGCTGACACCCGGtaaaaaaatcaagaaaaagaaaaagaaaaaataatttttttttaaaaaaaaaaaaagaaagaaagacaaagctTCCGATAACTAACTACATCTCCAACACGAAAACCAGGCATGTTCAGAGTGCGCCAGATCCAAGTGCAAATGTGTGCCTCGACCGGACGGGGGTGCCTGTGAACGATGTGATCGCCTGAAGAAGGTCTGCGTTCCCGGCCAGTCGTCTCGGGCGCGACAAGCCCAGCGCAACAATCCGATTGCGcgcctcgaccagctcgaaGGGAAATTGGACAGTCTGGTCTCGATTCTCGGCTCAAATACATCCTTGACGACTCAGTCTTCGAGCGCGGGAAATGCATCGCCGCCCATCTCAAACTTGAGCGCGTCTCGCTCGCGAGATACATCCGTTGTTCCGGTCTCGTATCCGACCAGCAGCAGTTTGGCAGCATATGAGCCCTCGCCGGAACAATATCTCGGCTACTTCAGGACGTATTGCTTGAAGTTCTTTCCGATCATCCATCTGGCTCCGGAGACGGATGCGCACCAATTGCGTCAGGCGCGGCCGTTTTTATGGATGTGCATCGTGGCTGCGGCGTCTCAATCGACGCATCAGAAGATCGCATTGGGGGAGAGAATCAAGCAGGAGGTCACGAGGCGCATGTTCTTGGATAATCATCCGTCGATCAAGATTGATCTTCTCCTGGGTCTTTTGATATTCCTTGCGTGGGGTCACAATCAGATTCTCAACTCGAATCCGGCCCAGTTGGCCAGATTCACGCAGTTGGCTACCACGATGGTGTTTGACCTCCGTTTGAACAAAcctccgcaagaagaatcgAATATGCTGCCTGTCAGCCAGAGTCCCTTTGCGGCCAACAAACAGCCGCGCTCTCTAGAGGAGCGACGTGCTGTGCTTGGTTGCTTCGTCCTAAGCTCAATGTAAGTGGTGATACTGGCAGGCAAAAGGGGGGTCCCTTGGTGTTTGAACCTTTTACAAAAAGAGTCTCCGTTGGGTCCTGATCTGGTTTCATTCACCCTTAGTGTCTCGGTCTACTTTGGTCACGTCGACCCCATGCAGTGGACACCTTACATGGACGATTGTGTGGTGGCTCTTCTACAGAGCCAGGAGTCTCCGTACGATGAGATGTTCGTCCACCAGGTGAAGCTGCAGCGGATCGTGGGTGAAGTCGAAAATGTCCGAGAGGCATCCACAGCCTCACCAGACTTTTACTTGAA
This genomic window from Penicillium oxalicum strain HP7-1 chromosome III, whole genome shotgun sequence contains:
- a CDS encoding putative phosphoketolase 1 produces the protein MASLSKQDGEKSISAYGEARSTIQGECLSSEEVQKMNAYFRASLYLCLGMLYLRENPLLREPLKKEHLKQRLLGHWGSDAGQSFTWIHMNRLIKKYDLDVLFVSGPGHGAPGIISQSYLEGVYSEVYPDKSEDVEGMQKFFKQFSFPGGIGSHATPETPGSIHEGGELGYSISHAFGTVFDHPNLITLTMVGDGESETGPLATSWHSNKFLNPITDGAVLPVLHLNGYKINNPTILARISHQELTSLLEGYGWKPYFVEGSHLQSMHQAMAVTLEQCVKEIREYQQQARTSNKPFRPRWPMIVLRTPKGWTAPREIDGKLLEGFWRAHQIPITDVLTNPDHLKVLESWMKGYKPEELFDANGKLVPELRALAPSGKSRMSANPVGNGGVLRKPLNLNDFTKYAIKDVVPGKTITGGMANMAKFLRDVVSKNMTNFRLFGPDETESNKLAEVYKAGKKVWLAEYFDEDQDGGNLSPAGRVMEMLSEHTCEGWLEGYILSGRHGLINSYEPFVHVIDSMVNQHCKWIEKCLEVEWRAKVASLNILITATVWRQDHNGFTHQDPGFLDVVANKSPEVVRIYLPPDGNTLLSVMDHCLRSVNYVNVVVADKQEHIQFLSMDDAVEHCTKGLGIWDWASNDQGVEPDLVLASCGDVSTHEALAAAALLREYLPELKVRFVNVVDLFRLISGTEHPHGMPDQQWRAIFTDNKPIVFNFHSYPWLIHRLTYKRPGQHNLHVRGYREKGNIDTPFELAMRNGTDRYSLAIDAIDLMSGSLGNTGASVREKFIKFRLQECARSKCKCVPRPDGGACERCDRLKKVCVPGQSSRARQAQRNNPIARLDQLEGKLDSLVSILGSNTSLTTQSSSAGNASPPISNLSASRSRDTSVVPVSYPTSSSLAAYEPSPEQYLGYFRTYCLKFFPIIHLAPETDAHQLRQARPFLWMCIVAAASQSTHQKIALGERIKQEVTRRMFLDNHPSIKIDLLLGLLIFLAWGHNQILNSNPAQLARFTQLATTMVFDLRLNKPPQEESNMLPVSQSPFAANKQPRSLEERRAVLGCFVLSSIVSVYFGHVDPMQWTPYMDDCVVALLQSQESPYDEMFVHQVKLQRIVGEVENVREASTASPDFYLKFLQQKVDEVKVKMPVQLQQNRILSATVFYTELSIFGLILSRKTPPGFQRLEYLYACLSTVQSATENFLAIPVSDYTGISFPVFTQIVRYIIVLYKLSTLNDPVWDLNLVRSNIDVIQVIDQVICNIEQAMAGVGDQCAGGSLERARDIFLKFRSWSLPNLPAKTGAIASTSEAEVGTFTQFAESNALLDALFSEDWWLKDNLFYGLEPGENVG